TACAATGCAAATAAGATTTAGTTGCCGCCTTCGTATATTTACTTTTTCCCCATGCAAAACAGAACCACATGCAAAATataggattttgtttttttgttttacatggtTTTGAATACTTAATCTGTACCTTATTTTATCATCAGAATCACGGAGACAATTGTAATATTATGTCGTTTCATGACCAGAGGGAGGGAGTTAACCACTACACAGTCATGCTCTTTGTCAGCTTCCACGCAGGTTTATTTGAGAGTTGCATTGATCTGACTGACACTAGGTGTATTTACCGTATATTATGCTGACATTTCGTCCATACTGCCAACACAGACTACAAGACTGGAGTGAGCAAAAGTTGATTTGTACTTTTTACACAACCAGGGTATGGCATCAGTTCTTCAAAATTATGCATTAGACATTAGATAAAGAGAGTTTACACTTACTTCTCTCAGATTATGATAATGTGAGGGTGCACTTTTGCAGTTCACTGTATAAGTATTATTTGAATAATATGAATTTTGTCTCTCCGTTACTTTTTGTCTTATCAGaaaacaagagtaaaattaTTATAGTCTGttccaaaaacattttcaaactggTGTCTTCTGGTTTGATTAAGTCTTACTAGTTACTATTTGATTTTGAAAGCTAGCTGGAACATTATACATCATGGTGGGAAGCATCTTCATGGTGTTATCAGGTGAGtgtaatttagatttttttttagtttaagaATTCTAACTGAAGTAAAGATTCAAATTTGAGTCACAATTTGCTTTTTAGTTGATGTTGGctaatttttttcttgactgACAAATATGAAAGTTTGAAGCAAACCAGGCAACAATCAAGTAGTGCAACTGAGTTACTCAATACAACCACTGCATGAAATCAAATCTATCATTTTCAcatgtttgtgtacatttaAGGGTTTGAAACGATATCCATTCCTTTTCCAAATAAATCTGGTCTAATTATTTGGAAAACGACACAGTTTCCATTGTTTTAGCTCTGTATTCCAGCATATTGGatttcaaataaaagaaaaagcctCATTCACAAAATGTTCATATATATGCACAAAATTTTGAGCTGaacttgtgaatgtttttatatactATGCGGTGTTAACACTGCAGCAATTACATCACCCATGACCCTCATTTATAATTCTGTACAGAGTACAGATCCAACCCAAAACAACTGTGTCACTGTCCAAATGTAGACTGTACCGTATCTTTCACTGTATCACAGGCTACATGATAGATAAATggatataataataaacatgtatTTGTTTAAATAGAGGCTTCATTGAACAACTGAGCTCATTAAATTCAACTGTTTCATGAAATGTAACATCATTGTCATTATCACAGGACTGTGTATCCTCCCCTTATGCTCGTATCAACTTTACCACCTTGTTAAAGATGCAGAGAACTGGACTGAAGCCCAGCGTTACTGCAGGGAGAAGTACACAGACCTGGTTACCATAAACAGCGAGGAAGTCATGATCAGGCTGAGTCACATATTATCGGGTTCTGAGGATGAAGTCTGGATAGGTCTGTATGGTGATTTTAACAACTGGAAGTGGTCTCTGGACAGGAAGGGATTTTACAGAGAAGGAGAGGCTGAGCTCAGGTTGTGGGCCGCTTGGGAGCCCAATGCCTTTCACGGAAAATTTATGTGTGCTGACATTGGAACTGATGGTAGATGGTCGGATTATTGGTGTGATTCCGAACGCACATTCGTCTGCTACAATGgtaagaggagaaaaacaaaatgagtcaAAGTACAGTATTCATTATGATCATTATTATCACCTTTAATAGTTTATACTAATTcaggtaaaaaagaaaaaatcccaAAAGCCATTGTCATCTATTTGGGGAAAATAGctatatctatatttatatctgtgtttgttaattgctgtgtgacatgttcACCTTGTAAGCTAAAGTCTGTCTTTAAATGGACCAAATAGTTCATGTTAATTTATGCATGAGTGATTACTTACTGATGCTGTAATGTGTCATGCCCCTTCTCTCTTTCAATGTACAGATTAGTCAGTGTTGGCTAAATACTACAGCTTTAAACAAGTCACTGTATACTCTGTTAACCAGCATGGcaacatttttagccatgcaaGCAACATGGATCTGGGGATGGCAATGTAGGACTGTCGGACCAGCATTGGTCCATACTgatatatctcaacaactattggatggtttGCCATGGAGTTTTGGACTGACATTCATTGTTATCTTacagactttggtgatcccctgatttttcCTCTAAAGCCACTCTGAAGTtgacatttatggttttgagtgaaatatcttgacaactatttgATGGTTTATATGAACTTTAGTGCAGATATTCATGTCCGTCTCAGGCTGAATTGCACTTTTCATATTGCACCACCACCAGGTCCAAATATCAGTTTGTCAAATACTTTAACTTACGATTTGCAAAATTAATGACAATtccatcagtctcagctgtactttgtatttagtgctaataAGTAAATGTTGTAAATTTTAGAATCCTAACATGCAAAACTAGtatagtgaacatggtaaacattatacctgctaatcagcatgttagcatcgtCTTTCTAATCATGTTAGTatactgacattagcatttagctcaaagcaacaCTGTGCCTATAGTAACAGCCTTCCACCACCAGCAGTTGTaaactcttagtcttgtttcgCTGTTCTTGGTTATTGTATGAATGAAATTACTTGAGATTTCTACatcatgatttttattttacagaatTTTCAAAGACTAGATTCATCTATGTAAAAACTCTCATGACTTGGACTGACGCTCAGAGGTACTGCAGGGCGAACTACACAGACCTTGCCAGTGTGAGGAACTCAACTGAGAATGAGGAAATCCGTAGACTGGTGGATAATTATGCGTGGATCGGCCTGTACAGAGAGTCTTGGAAGTGGTCAGATGGTCAGCGGATGCAGATGACTTCATTCAGTAGCTGGAATTGGGGTCAACCAGATAAAATCATAGATTCCTGTGTGACTACAACTCACAGTAAATGGAATGCAAGGCTTTGTAACAACACATATGCTTTTGTGTGCAGCGGTGAGTTATGATCTATAGATAGTTAGTCAGTATGTTCAAAACCTGTTTGTGGCATGGCTTTCAATTTTACAGTTTACCACATAAACATAATATGATTTCAATATTTCTATCCCAGAATATGCAGTGCTCAAGCGGACTGTGAAGGTGATTCTGAGAAAATCTGACCCCTCAGTGGACCTGGAAGAGATGCAGGACTCCATCTTGCAGCAGGTAATGAATGATGTTGAATATAATGCCGAAgaattatttgcattttagtATGTTAAGCATTTTTTTGGACTCTTGGACAATAAGTGGATATATTTCTTCACTGATATGTGTTTGACCTCTCAGCTACTACAGTATGTGTAGAATTTTCATTTGTGGGGTGAGCAGCATGCATTGCTGTCTACCACAGAGTCTTTGTTAGTCACACACTAGCTGTGTGGCTCTAgtgatggcaatgtcagtcgcTCAGTCCAACACTTTCATCCAGATCAAATTCTTTCtacaactattggatagattgtCATTAAATGTTGTCCAGATATTCATGTTTCCAAGAGGATGAAGATGACTGGTGATCCAATGACATTTCATCCACCATGAGGCTGACATTTGTATTTCAGGTATTAAATGTTAgtgtgctaacatgctaaactaagttggtgaacatgataaacatggtaaacatggtaaacatggcaaacatactgtacctgcTCAGTTTTTTAGCATTTTCCTTGAGTGAATGTTGCCATGCTCATGTTAACCTCGAGCtaaaagcactgctgtgcctacgTAAAGCCTTACACAGCTGCTATAGCGTGACTGTACACTCTTAGTTCCTATGAAATTACAAAGATTTTTTCTGGTCAGTTCAACCAGAGACTGAAGGACCACGGCCTGGGTCAACAAGTCAAACTGAGATGGTTGGTGCAGCCTGATGGAAAGATCTTCCATTcaacagaagcagaagaggaaaaagagaagaagaagtgctGATACGTCTTcaaattgtgattttatttttccatgcTTCCATTATTTTTGATTAAGTTTTTGTTATTAGTTCATAAGAATTAATATCTAGCCTGCTTCAGAAATACAGTACATCACGGGGATCCTTCCCCTTGATCAGGAAAAGTCTCATTTTACTTTTAGCAGAGTTGGATGTTTTTCatgtaatacattttttctttagcATTAAAGTGTGTTGGACTTAGTTTTGTTCATGGTTGATAGCAAACAATAGTGCAGTACTTGTTATATCTTTCAggttaaaaaaattaaagaacTTTGAGAGTAAGCAAATTTTATGATGACTTTGTTTCAcggcacacatacacacactcaccaccATACTCTCATTTCCCtttgatttttgtgtttaaattcatagcatttttattcattatatataATTGTACTTTGTTctgctttattattttacttgGCTTGTCAGTTTGAGGTCAGATAGTTGTTGGTTTTTGGCCCTTGACAGTAATGAGCATGCAGTTACTGCAGGTGTTGTATAGCAGCAGTACATTATGAGATCATTTTGCTGATCATTTTCTTCCCACATTGTACAGAACACTACAGCACATAGTTTGGTCATGTCTTATAAATTTAATCTTCACTGTGTTGTGTTGGAATACAACACACCCAttttttagaaaacaaaattaCTGTTTTGTAAAGATTATTCAAATTTGCTTATCATACATTTCAATAATctttatcttttactgttttatatcatttgtgtcttttgtgtgtggTATATCACTAAAGattccttcttctcttttaaCGGAAACATTCTTTGatatctgacattttcacaaacacaaatttatttGCAGCATAAATTATCTCTGATACTGTTAGAAGCACATCCCACTGGTCCTGGTTAAGGCATATTAAAGTCCCACTACAATCAAAAAATAGTTTTGCTTGTTGTTACTGCACTTGAgatgagcttctctgtgcagaatgatgtatgtgcagatattttgactggacttttcagtgaagcagGAACTAACTTGTGCCTAGCAGTAAAACTTTTgtcatgaaatatatttgcatattcatagattctggattttttggTGAGGGGGTAGAAGTAATAGAAgaattttaattagtttaattagTTAATTTAACTTTTCTGTTGTAAAAGAtacatattagacacaaataaTCTTTCGAAGTGGTATTTTTGACAGCACTGatgacagtaaaaacaaagactGACATTAAGAGTTAATTAGTTGACGGCGTTTCCCATGGTAATGGCTACAAAGAGGAAGTTGACACCTACACCTGCCTGAGGCACTGGTTACCTGCCTAAGTCTCCGACcgcatcctcctcctccccactgGCCGGACTGTCCACCCTCTCTGGGCGTTATTACTCTCTTCATGCTGGTTAGGTTTGGATGAATAGTCGCCTTTGTTCGCCTGCGGTTCCCACGACCCGGCATTCGCCTGGCAGTCGCGTGGCTCTAAAACAAGGGCCTCCGCTTTAAGGGACCCAAAGGTGGGGGGACATCTGGTCAATCTGACATCTGCTCGCTAACAGTTAACAGCAGATGTCTGACACTTGAAAACACGGAGTGTGATCAAAGCCAGCTAAATACGCTGCAAGATGTGTTTCTTTAGACAAACAGCCGACATGTCCATCTATTTCtaaaagagaagagatgtgtgCTGCAGTCTCTCCTACTGCAGCCAGCTGCTGAGCAAAAGTTTTGATATCATTACGACGAATGGGATTTAAGAATCAGGATTTAAATAATAGCTGATACAAATAATTTGAGATGAATGTCTTTAAAATGGATCTCATCTTCCATACAGGTAGACATTGGGCAGATATATTCTCTGGTGATTTGTCATCCTATTGTGTCTTCCTGTGAGCTTTGAGGAAATAGGTTTGGCCTTTTTGCAGGTATTGTAACGTTGCTCCTGAGAAGAATGGGCGAGGGGCTCCCCGGAGTAAAGCACGGTAACTGCACACTCTTGTTCATCCCTGGGAGAAGAggaaactgcagtttttttgttgtgtggAGGCTGGGGAGGGAGGGTAGTGCATGGTTTCAGGCTGGACATCTGTCGCttgtgagtattttttttttctaggccGGGTCTCTCGGTTATTGAATGGAGCCAGTGACCTGTCAGTCTTGACTGATGGGACCCCGTGTGTGGGAAAATCCCACAGCCAAAGAGTTGGAGCATTCACATGCTAATTGCGCCCTATAAATAAGAGGGCCGCGCCGCGCCGAGGGCCCTAGAGACGCGCTGAGATCCAGAGGAGAAGAGACACAAGCGCACAGAAACCCGAGAAAAACATGACTGCTTCATCTATGGCGCACAATGTGGGAAAACATCCCAGTGccaaggaggagagaaaggtaTTTTACACTTGGATATACTACGGATCATCTTCTCATTTATGTTATATTCACCACCTTCTGTGCTCCACTATGGTGCCTCAGCGTCTTGGCTGCCTTTAACcgagcattattattattatttttacctttAACAGTTGAGAAAGCCGCTTATTGAGAGGAAACGACGGGAGAGGATAAACAATTGTTTGGATCAGCTGAAAGAAACTGTGATCGGAGCGTTCAGACTTGATGTGAGTATTTCCTCACGtgtctcatctcctctccaAGTAAACAATGGAGGCTGAATCAAATTAACGTCAAAAATACTCCTCTCTCAACAGCAATCAAAACTGGAGAAAGCTGATATTCTGGAGATGACAGTGAAACATCTGCAAAACATCCAGAGCAATAAACTCCACGGTAAGGAACTTggctctgtctttgtgtgtcacATACGTATCTGATGCAAGATTACTTTTAGTTATAGTTTGAATTCAACCATATAATGCTGGCTGTTATCTATGTAACTTAATGTGGTTTTTTGGGGTGAAAGTTGGGATTCATGATCTGATGAACGCCTGAGATCCTTCACATGAAATAATTTGAGATGCCTTGAGGAAGATGGCATTAggcagcagagggcagcatCAGCACATGAATATGTCATCACCATAGAAGTGTGTAAACGTGATCAGCTGTGAAATGATGCTTAGAGGAGTGTTTGTGGATACATTGTTTTTAATAGTGTAGTATAAATGTTTATCGGTCAGTTGTGAAAGATTCTGTGGTACTGGGCAGTTTCTTGATGGGAAACAGCTTTATTTGAAGCTGGCTTACTGGACGCAGGTTGTGCAGTCACCAGTAGAGGCTGCTATGACACATGTAACCTCACTCCTCTCTTTCCCCCTGCAGACCCCACATTAGGCCTGGAGGCCCAGCAGAAATACAGCACAGGATACATCCAGTGCATGCACGAGGTGCACAACATGCTCCTCACCTGTGACTGGATGGACAAAACTCTCGGCTCCCGCCTGCTCAACCACCTCCTCAAGTCCCTGCCCAGGTCCACCTACGAGCACCCTCTTCAGCCTACACCCAGACATGATGTCCCTCCTCCAGCCAGCCAAGGCACAGGACTCCCCAGCACACCCCTCAGAGGGGACCCCTTGCCCGAGAGGCAGCTGCAGGTGGAGGGGCCCACCTGCCATGTGGCTGGACGTCAGGAGAGAGCCGCGCTCCACAGCTCCCACCTGGGGATGCTGGAGATGTGGAGGCCCTGGTGAACTGGTGGATTAATGATCTTGGTTCTCCATTTTGTTAGGCCATCCTCTGTTATGTATCTTATAGATATGCTGCTCAGAAGACAAACGTGTGGGGCAGTTTTGTTCCAGTGATTATTATTGTAGGTGTGCTATAATGATTCTATACAGACCTTTTCTCAGTACTTCCTTCAGAAGTCGACTTCTAGTAGCCTGCATTATAGAAGGCTCTTATTAAtctttcatgtatttattgtattaacagcttatttatttgatattataaAGCATGACTTTGCTTCTTAGACCACTTGCTTGGCATTGCATAGATTTGTATGTCTTCCTCCTTTGCTGTATGATTAACccaaacattaataataataaaacttatTGTACACTCTTGACATCTTATTCAGCTTTATGAACAGTTTTGTTCATGTACAACTGCTCTTGTCAGTcatgttttgacatttctgcTATAGTGGCCACACAGCGCAAAAGGACAGGAcaaatgagaaagagagggacCCTAACAAAACTTTCTCATGGTCTCAAACAGACTGTTAACCAAGTTTAATCAAGttctttaaaaatacaatagTAATATGCATATTGAAAGTGTTTATTATAAATTGATAATACTGTAATAAACAGTTAGCCTGGATTTTTACCATCGAAGGATTAGATCAAAGTCAGCATCAACAATCCTGTACCTGATACACTAGCaactttttaaaactgcatcaatcaatatatttttataaatatgacTCATGTAATCTAAAGATTGTGAAATGGGTTACTGGCAGTGACACAGCAAATTATGATCAGCAAATTCTGCAGCTCAATGCATCTTTTTAGCCTGTTTTGGCTCATTGTATGTACAGCATGCAAATAGTTCAGTCTCAAcatgtttccagctgcagcaggcagctggtTTCAGTAAACAAGCTCAGATAAACTAACCACCTTCCCAGCAAAACATGTCAGACTGACAAATTAGCAAGTAGCTAGTGGAGATATTCTAACAGCTAGCAGGTACAGACCACAGTCTCTGGTACTCTGTATTGGTCTTGATAGTTTTTAcctctgttttgtttcagtgctaaaaggagagtgaaaatATCCATTTCTCACAtatttttgacttgtcatagccagaaaagcacaagtgttactaataacattaacaatggctctgttctgttcaagtgtc
This is a stretch of genomic DNA from Thunnus albacares chromosome 6, fThuAlb1.1, whole genome shotgun sequence. It encodes these proteins:
- the her8.2 gene encoding hairy-related 8.2, which produces MTASSMAHNVGKHPSAKEERKLRKPLIERKRRERINNCLDQLKETVIGAFRLDQSKLEKADILEMTVKHLQNIQSNKLHDPTLGLEAQQKYSTGYIQCMHEVHNMLLTCDWMDKTLGSRLLNHLLKSLPRSTYEHPLQPTPRHDVPPPASQGTGLPSTPLRGDPLPERQLQVEGPTCHVAGRQERAALHSSHLGMLEMWRPW
- the LOC122983894 gene encoding secretory phospholipase A2 receptor-like isoform X2, which produces MSLNVSVVCKPKYLNLSIYRGKLMWGEADTVPQYPNQRSTVTRQAGTLYIMVGSIFMVLSDAENWTEAQRYCREKYTDLVTINSEEVMIRLSHILSGSEDEVWIGLYGDFNNWKWSLDRKGFYREGEAELRLWAAWEPNAFHGKFMCADIGTDGRWSDYWCDSERTFVCYNEFSKTRFIYVKTLMTWTDAQRYCRANYTDLASVRNSTENEEIRRLVDNYAWIGLYRESWKWSDGQRMQMTSFSSWNWGQPDKIIDSCVTTTHSKWNARLCNNTYAFVCSEYAVLKRTVKVILRKSDPSVDLEEMQDSILQQFNQRLKDHGLGQQVKLRWLVQPDGKIFHSTEAEEEKEKKKC
- the LOC122983894 gene encoding C-type mannose receptor 2-like isoform X1, yielding MSLNVSVVCKPKYLNLSIYRGKLMWGEADTVPQYPNQRSTVTRQAGTLYIMVGSIFMVLSGLCILPLCSYQLYHLVKDAENWTEAQRYCREKYTDLVTINSEEVMIRLSHILSGSEDEVWIGLYGDFNNWKWSLDRKGFYREGEAELRLWAAWEPNAFHGKFMCADIGTDGRWSDYWCDSERTFVCYNEFSKTRFIYVKTLMTWTDAQRYCRANYTDLASVRNSTENEEIRRLVDNYAWIGLYRESWKWSDGQRMQMTSFSSWNWGQPDKIIDSCVTTTHSKWNARLCNNTYAFVCSEYAVLKRTVKVILRKSDPSVDLEEMQDSILQQFNQRLKDHGLGQQVKLRWLVQPDGKIFHSTEAEEEKEKKKC